A region of the Mus caroli chromosome 7, CAROLI_EIJ_v1.1, whole genome shotgun sequence genome:
GCCCGAAAGAATGAATTTGTAGCTCGAAGACACCAGCCGGCAGTGCCTGGGACAGAGAGGGCCACAAGGTTAAGGGACCTAGGTATCTGTGTGCCCCATGAAAGTCTCTAAGACCTCCAGGTCTCGGCCCAAGCCcatctgttcctttcctttctgtatcCCGCCGAATCTGAcctgaggaaggagaaaagccaGGATCAGCGTCTGGGGAAGCGGAGACACCTGCAGAGAGACCATTGCTTTGGGGGACAGGATGGGGAAATAGTCTCAGGAGTAGCAGCTGCTGGATGCCTTATATTTGAGGGGACGCTCCGCCCCCTCAGGCCAGTCTTTTAGCTACCGGCCGAGAGGGGTCCCAGGGAAAGGGATACAGTAACTCTATGTGGGCGACTTGGTGAGGTTCATCCTGAGTGTGATTGCATGCGCCAATCTGAAAGTGGCAGGGGTTAATTTCTAAGATTCTGTGCGTACTGAAGTGGGAGAACGGAAATACAGATGCATTCCTCTCTATCATGTATGTACTTATGTGAGCTCCTGTCCGCTGTGGAGGACCCTATGAACCCATGAGTGCTGTGAATGCGTCTCCAGCCGGCTGTGTGTGAGGTTACAAGGAAGCGTTGTGTTTCGGAGCCCCACAGAGGAGGCGGTGAGGAAGACTCCTGAGTTCTTTGTGTGGACCCCTGTGTGTTTGTGGAAGACCTCTCGTATGTATGCATGCGTGTTTCCCCTTCTTAAAACAAAGCCCCCACTCCGCGAAGCCAGAATCGCCACCAGACGCCAGGCTACGAGCCTGGTCTTGGAGGGGCCTCCCAGCTGTATGTAAATGTCGCCATCTGCCGGGCGGCCGTGCCCCTCCCCCTTGGGCCGCAGCTGGGCCTCCCATTTGGGCTCAGGAAGGTGTGAGAGGCAAACGGACAGGAAATCAGTCTTCACTCTCCACCCCAGATGAATGGAGCTGCTCATCCCACCCCGGGCGGTGAGGAGGCGGGATTTCGCAGGATCCAGGCAAGTAAAACAATTTAGGTGCAGCTGGCCAGGCTCTCGTGTGCTGAAGTCAGACGGTGAGCAAGGCAGCTTGAACAGCGGaaacccactccccacccccagtaaaTACTGTTAATACTCAGAGCTAGTAATTTTAGGGAAAATACAAGTTGCTCCTATATCCACATTTGTCTTGTAGAGGGGAGACGGGCTATAGTCCCACCAAATGTTTAGTCGAAAAAGAGGCGAGGCGAGGGTGGGCATggcagacctgtaatcccagcagtgcaGAAGCAGGACAaccaagagaaagaagccagcctAGACGACATAAAGCCTTTCTCAAAACCAATACAGGAACATACCACCAAACCCTACCACACCTGGTTTTGCTTCACCACGTGGCAAGGTGGTATTTCCAGAGCTCTGAATCACAAATAAAGCAGACTTTAAGGGATTTCTGAAAGCCTTCTTAGCTGTTTAGGACTTCgttacacacagaaacagagccCCTGCTAAGGCCTGGGGTGTGAGGAGGATCCTGGAGCGAACACATTGTGAACAGCAAAGGCCAAGGCCCTGGGACGATCATGCCTGTCCGACCAGCCATCCCAGGAGCTTTTCCTCTCACTCAAGACTCTGCTGGCACACACCTTCCAGAGAGGCCCTCCAGATCATGCCATCCGGTCTAAAACAGCATCTtccagctggtgagatggcttaagCAGGGCACTTTCTGCCAAGCCTGGGGCCTGTTTTCTCCCTTGGCTCCACACGGCCCACCACTCTTACCGGATGCCCATGCCTACCCTACCCCCagacatataaaaatgtaaaataagcaaACACCTCTAAGGCCCCAAACCACTGCTTCTCTCCTCAGTTCTCTTTCCTGTGAACACTCCTTATGCCTGGTAAGCTAGCACTCCGGCTGAGCTACGATCCCAGCCTAGTCTGAGACAGAGTGGCCAGCCCCAAACCCTCCACACTCCTGCCTGTTTCCCGAATAGCTAGAATTATAGTCTTATGTGTTCCCCTTTTCTCTGCCCCCATTTTTTATCTCTATTCCCCCACAACTGCCTGCCTTACATCTCCCCTGAGGGAACAGTGGGACACTGCTTCCTAGCAGCCTTGCTCACTACTGTCTTGGGGGAGTGGGCTGAAACAGCTGGTACCAGCATGTACTTATGCAAAAAACTGCAATGTAAAGCTCACTCCtgcccggcatggtggcgcacgcctttaatcccagcactcgggaggcagaggcaggcggatttctgagttcgaggccagcctggtctacaaagtgagttccagNNNNNNNNNNNNNNNNNNNNNNNNNNNNNNNNNNNNNNNNNNNNNNNNNNaaaaaaaaaaaaaaaaaaaaagctcactcCTAGAGATAGACACTAAGACCCCTGTCCTGAGAGCTTGAGTGGTGGGACCTGGGAATTCTGATCCCACTGCTGGGTGTGAGGAGGGGACATGACAATACACAAACGATTCCACACGGAGAGCCCCGGAGAACAGGGCATTTGGGGTTAAATGCTTCCCGCCTCATCATATGAGCACTGTCTCAGGGCTTCTGCACCTATGTTCTATTCTCTCCTCCAGTGGGAGTGACACGAGACAGAGCTGAGGTAGCAGACTTAAGTCACATTTCAAATCCATTCTAGAAGAGTGTGGGTACATGGCTATAACCACAGTACTcaagaggccgaggcaggagtaCAAAGCCAAtttgagctacatagcaagatcacCTCAGACATGAGGCCCCCTCCCTCAGAGGGCTCTGAGGGACCCCGATTCCAAAAATCATGTACCCTCCACCCACAACCCATTTCACCCAGGATCCTATCCCTAGAGCAAGCTTTGGTCCACTGTtgttcttttaatcccagcactgaaaggagaagaggcaggcagttctctgtgagttggagtccaacctggtctacagaaagaatTCCAGGCAGCAAGTTATAGAGTGAAATCTGtcctggaagaaggaaaaaaaaaaaaaggaagtcctCAAAATCTGTTGGGAGCACTCCTCTGTATTGCCTCGTACTCTAGGCTGAGAGCTCTGATTTTACttgtaattctttgtatagtgtCTTGCTACATAACCAGTTTTGCTTCAAACTTGACAGTTCTCCTGTGTCTTAAAAGCTGAAATTACAGCCCTGTGGCACACCAACCCTTCCCTCCATGGTACCACCAAAGGCATTTAAACAACCTAGAATGCAGTCTCATCTGGCCCATGTCTTCAAACTGCCAAAAAGCATTAATTTTTGGTTTTACGCAGGCTAATACTAGATGCTGGCTGGAGCAGAGGCTTGGGTAAGAGACAAAACAGATGCTCCACCCTACTTCAGACAGGAAGAAACTAAGAccttaagccttttttttttttttttttttttgattgagacagggtttctctgtgtgaccctggctgtcctggaactcattctgtagaccaggctggccttgaactcagaaatccgcctgcctctgcctcccgagtgctgggatcaaaggcatgtgtcaccactgctcaGCCTTAAGACCTTAAGTCTTAAGTACCTTGCCAAAGGTTTTCGTGGCTACTACACAAGAGCCTATCAATTTGTTAAGAACTATTTTgggtgggctggcgagatggctcagcagttaagaacactggttgcacttgcagaggacatagtttcaatttccagcacccacatggcagctccctcACAACCTTGGGggattccatgccctcttctggcctccatgagttCTAGAATAAGCACACAGTGCATTGAcaaagcacatatatacatattataaagaCGAATGGACtatcactggggctggagagatggctcgggtcaacagcattgactgctcttccagaggacctgagttcaattctagcacccacatagtggctcacaactgtaactccaggtctaggggatccaacgccctcaCAATgaaatacatacaggcaaaacaccgataaatataaagaaaaataaattaataaaaaacccTATtagtgagctgggcgtggtggtacacgcctttagttccagcacttggaagcagaggcaggtggacctcttgAGACCAAGGTTAGCAAGCTCTAtgcagtgagaccatgtctccaaaaaGACAAAGCAATCGTATTTCTGGCTTCTATGAGGTGTGGCTGACTGCACAGCTCCAGAACCACATTCCCACGGAGCCACACACGGCAGCTAGGCTGACAGCCCTCGAGGCGGCTCCCCAGAGGCCAGACTTCTCTTTATTTCCACAGCACACAAGGAGTCCAGagccagagaaagagggagggagggagggagggagggagggagggagagagagagagagagagagagagagagagagagagagaggcttttcTTTGCCAACTCATAGAGTATATGGGAAGACATGTGCAGCAGAAACCCAGGTTTTCCGTTTCAGGCTGGCAGGAGCCCCACTCCAATGAGGCACTCATGGTACCCAGCCCTGTGGTGGTGCTCAGTCACTGTGAATGACGACCGAGTCCAAGACCTCACCCCAGTGCCCCATCTGGACTCTGGACACAGGCATTGTGGCATCTGGGACTCGCTTTATTGGACACATAACTGTCCACACCTTGCCGTGCGAGGGCTGGGGCCCAAGGCTCAGGcatcaagtctctgaggaagCCTAGAAGTCAGGGCTGCTTGGAGCGAGGCCACAGTCGGCTGGCGAGTGAGCCAAAGGAGAGGCCCTGCCTGTTGGACTTGGAGAGCTCGGCCAGGCGCTGCTGCTCCTCCTGGGGATGAGGGACAGAAAAAGACAAGGGTCAACTCAGGAGCCTGCCTGCCATCACGCTCAGGCCCAGTATAGAACCCGAGTCCACCCGTTAGATCTGGAGCGTGGAAAGAGCATCTCTTAGCCCCAGGGGTGCAGGGCTAACATGCATGAGACGCTCTTATCCCTAGCACACTCAAAAATAAGCAAGTCAAATGCTGTCACCCAACACTGTCGGGGAGTGAAGCAACGCCCGTAAacacagcattcaggagactgagacaggcagAGTGAGCGGCTAAGGCCAGCCTGACGTATATGAGATATTATCTCAAAAAGAGAACCAACAAGACACTCTTTCCCTCGAGCCCGAGGCCAAGTGTCCACAGCATTCACAGCTCCCTGTGCACAAGCTCTAGCACACAGTCTACCATGAAAGGTCTCAGGACCACCCAAGGCCATGGACTTATCTTAAGTGCTCACTATTTTCTGCCTCTAGCCCATGCTGCAGAGCCCTCAGAACAGCCCTGCAAGGCAGGCTGTGTGAGAGCCCCACAAAGCCAAGAAGACGGTGTTCAAGTCCAAAGTGCCCAGTAGGGACTACAGCCTAACCTGCTCAAGCCGGCTCTGCCGCTGTTTGAATGCCTCCAGTGGGTCATCCTCTAGAGCATAGTGCTCCAGTACAGTCCGGACATCCTCCACTTGGTTCAGTGCAATGGCTGTAAGCACAACAGGTAAAGGGGGTACGAGTTAGTCAGGCCTTAGCGTGACCCAGGGTGAGGGTCCGCACACCCTGGATGTTGTCAGTGCTGAGAGAGTTCCTCCGCACATGACCAAATAACCCCTATGAGAAATGCCTGGACATCTGGGAAAGTTCCAGAAGGCTCAGGATCCTCATGAATCTCTTCCACCCTGACTGCTCAGTGTTATACCAATGACAAGCCAAGATCAAGTGTCTGCCACTGTCTTCAGGGTCAAGGGCTCTGGACCAGACACTAAGGTAAGTCTCACTCTTGAGGAAGGCAGACAGGTCCAGCAAGACGCGGTCATCTGAGTTGCCATCCCAGGGCCGCAGGGCAACACCGTTGAAGGGCTGGAGGCGGAAAGCTTCCTTCTTGCAGTCCACGACTACTACTCGGGCTGGGTCCCGATTCAGACAGGAGATGTCCTGGAAGTGAGCGGGAAGGGTCAGCTCCCCACCCTGCTGGCCAcagaggggacagacagacacagcaccATACACTCAAGGACAAGGCTTGAAAAGACTCCCAGATACAGGTTATGGAGGTAACCTCAGGCTTCTGAGAAACTGGGAAGCTGGTCACATAGACACCTAAGCCAGGGGTCTCTGGAGAGAGCATGGGCTCTGTCTGGTGGGATCAATTCATACCCCAAGCCTGCAACAGGCTACAATGAGACTCACTTCAAGCCAGGAATTACAGACAGGCTCTTGTCAAAGCCTGAATTTATACCATGAGTCACCAAGACATAAGGGAGAACCTAACAACACATGTCTAATAGGAGCCTGGTCACCACATTTCGATGCTTGGCTAGCCAAAGAAACAGGTTCTACGACAGTCCCAAGCACAGTCTCACGGAAGCCACTTACAACCCCAGAAGCAAGGCCTGGGCCCCCACCCCTTAGACAACCTGGAGGCAAGCACTGACATCAGAAGGAGCAAGGCCCCCTCTCTCAGCGGTTTAAGCACCCCCAAATCTATCCCAGAGGCCCACCGTGATCCCCACATGGCACCTTCACATGATGTCCCTCCATATATCTGGTGGCGTCCCGGAACAGACGGTAGGAGATGAAACCGTGAGGGTCCACACTATCAATGAGTGGAAATGCAGTCTGCAGGGAcggagagaaggagagatgagGCTAGGTCCAGTCCGGGCATCTGTCAACACACCTGGGTCATTTCTGCCTCAGAGCCTCACCATGCCAGTCTCTGATGTGAAGATGACTATTTCATACAGAGGAGCAAGCTGTTGGAACAAGGTCTCGATGCCTGGACGCTTCTTAAACCTCCAGCCAGTGGCCAGCTGCAGAGGCAGTAAGGACAGGGGAGTGTTTAGACCAGAAAGCCCAAAGGGTCAAGACCCTGCCTGAGGGCCCCAGAGGCAGGCATCTGTCTACTTCTGGGGGCCGAGGAGCATATGGCTTGGTCTCACTCATGTGGTACAATGACTCTAAGCCAAAGCCAACTCATGTTTGTCACCCTAAAGTAGGCACCAAAGGAcacaagaaggaagagaacacaCGGCAGTGGGGCTGACCCCACCACCACTCCGGACCCAGCCCCCCAAGAGGATCCCAACACACTGCCTTCTGCAGGACACACCGACCACTCTGGGTGCAGAAGGACCCCGGTAAGCTCCAGGACCAGTGTATACGGTGGCTGATAGTAGGGCTCCCGCAGAGGGTCTGGGAGAAGGCAGGGACTGGTGGGCTCAATGATCATCTGCAGGAGAGAATGGGCCGCTCATTCAGATACAGGGCTGGGCATGGGGGATGGGGACTGAGCACAGCCCCTCTACACCCACCCCACTCACCTGTCTGTAATCTTTGAAGTATTTGTATGTCCGGCGCAACTGCTGAACCAGAATCGGATCTAAAACACCAGGCACAAAGGGATTTCAAAGTAAGCCACTGTCCACCTCCAGGACAGATGAGCTtatgtggagccctggctgtcctggaactcactctgtagaccaggctgacctcgaactcagaaatccacctgcctctgcctcccaagtgctgggattaaaggcatgcgccaccacgcccagtttattatttctttacttGCAGAACTAACAGATCTCTTAAGGAAAAGTGAGAAAAAATTCCCAAGAGTGGGAAGGATTTTAAGGGAAGAATACTTAtttgttttgggctttttttttgggggggggggggcttggttTGGTtacttgagacaggttttctctgtgtagccctggctgtcctggaactcactctgtagaccaggctcaccctgaactcatggagatccacctgcctctgccttccgattactgggattaaagtcagatgctaccacacccagttgacatttttctaaaagatttagttattaagtattttatgtatatgaatgctctatttgcatgtacacatgtgtgccagaagagggcatcagatcccattagtcgtgagccacagtgtggttgctaggaattgaactcaggacctctgaagaggagccagtgctgttaactgctgaggcatctctctaacCAGTActccaccaccactaccccttggaagacatttttgttgttgttgattttggaGGATATCCAAAAAACCTTTTTACTAAACAttcatttgtgtgtacatgtggccTCAatatgtagccccggctgtcctggaactcactatgtagaccaggctggacttgaacttataTAAAGATCCCCCTGCCtatctcccaagtgttaggattaaataaAAGCATGCCTACTTTCATGGAGGTATTTTCAATGGTTGTAATACTAGCGTCTGATGAGTAGATACCCAGAGCACAGCTTCAAACATCCCACAACACACAGGACAGACTCCCTGCAACACGGAATTACCTGGTTGGAATTAGGATCAGAGCTGGGTTGCAGCAGCACAGGCCTGTCGCCCAGCTGTCTGGGGGCAGCCAGGattacataatgagtttgaagtCAAAGTAGGCAATTTTGTAAGATCTCAAAGGATAGGGTGGGGATGGCTGCACCAGCAcgcaggagagatggcccagtcgttgggttcctggcacccatgtcAAGAGGATGACAAACACCTGTTACTGTAGCTGCAAGGGACCCAAAGCTCTTATCTAGCCTTTGAAGGCATCTGTATCCATGGGTCAGCACACACAAGGGCGTGCATACACACGcacctcattttaaaatgagacagCACCCATCCTCCGACCCCAGCAGCCACTGTCCTAATAAAAACTATCAGTGTTAGAGCCAAGGGTGAAAACTCTGGGCTAAAtgaacacaaaaaaatcaatggaaataTTTCAATATGTCATTCTTACTCTAGCTCTATCTGTGAGCCTGCCTCTTAAAAATCACATGTTGAAGCCAGTTTAAACTAGTAGGCACACTAACCTCCCAGGTCTACCTGCCCAATTTAGGTAATTTGTTTAAACCAGTGGGTAGCAGGGAATGGTGGTgtaggcctttaattccagcaattggaagaagagacaagtggatctctgtgggtttgagattagcctggtctacacagtgagctccaggacggccagggctacatagagagaccctgtcgcaaaaacaaatgaataagaaaaaaaaataaataaataaaaccagggGGTTGGCCTCTCCAGTTAAAAGAACAGACTTACCCATCCGCCTGGCGTGAACAAAGCAATCAGTGCTTGTACATGCTGTCTGCACACCTCCCACACAAACAGGGGCCTTTCGGACCCACACACTTCACCTTCTCTAAGAAAAGGTCCGGTAAAAACCACAACTATTCCACTATCGAATTTATTGGAAGTCCCTTAACAAACTCTGGTAGTCAGGGTGTGTGGAGAAGCagggcagagacacagacacagagagacattgTTTTGGAAATGAGGCATGGGTTGGAGTAGGGACttggggattaaaaaaaaaaaaggtgttataAAAGAGTGGGGTCAGGGGCTGCAGATGCCTAGATCTAAGGCACAGAAAGCCCTGTGTCTGGGATGGACTGCTGACGCTCCCTGCCCCCATCTGTCCCTGACCATCTGCTCCAGGGCGGAGGGGCCGGGAAAGGGAGCTGGGCTTTTGTCACGTCTGTCCCCTGAGCCATCTAACTGCCACACCTCGGATGGAGGAGGGGCTGGTGTACAAGACAGGCCAACAGCACTCTACAGGAATAAACAGAGCagcagaggtgggaaggaagCCCAGCTCTGTGTTTAATCACTCACCGCTGTCGAATTCATCAGgaatctggggaaaaaaaggaaaggtttgaaccggcagaggcaggagcacagCACATTCAGTCTGCGAGCTCCAGGCTGAGTcccagagaagaagggagaggctCAGTGCAGACTATAGAGAGCCTGACCCAACGGAAGGCAACCTGCCCCACACCCTCACACCTCTGCCTCTCACTCTCCTCACCTTGGTACCATTTTCATCCACAGGGTTGTTTCCTGCCAGGGAGGGAGACAAGagacaaatgaagaaaactgGAGCCTTGGAGCCATGTCTGCTGGGtctggagtggggaggagagtgaGGGGTGGGGACTCCCCACTCAAAGGGATTATGGCTAGAGGTTTGGCTCCTGGATAAAGGGAGGAAGAGGTTAGGGGCCAGGATTCCAAGTGGGCTGGGGCTGAGCTGGACACACAAGGGGAAGGTCTTCTGCTGCTGAGATGGACACATAGCTTCAGGCACTGTGACAGGTTATTTCTCCACCAATACACACCACAGTCCCTTGTCCCGGGTCTGAAACCAAGCACACTGGTCTAGCCTTACTCTTCCCACCATTCCCTTGGTTCCTGAATTCAGGTACAGGGAACAACTAGAGGATAGAACTTTTGAAGTATAAGGGGTCGAAGGGGACTTCTTGAATTTCAAGGTGAGTATCCTAGTTGATGGAGGAGCCAGGTAATGAACTCAgtatggagaaagaaagggggattTCACAGTAGAAATCTGGGAGCCAACAGTCAAGGGTTACGTCTCTCACCAAAAATATAGACGATGCTGACAGTCCCGCCAGCTCCGAGCAAACCAGCGATCCACAGTGCAATTTTTTTGGCATAGCTGGGACCCTCAGAACCTGGCTGGTGCTGTGGCCCCTGGGCCTTGGAGCCCCCACGGTTGGCAAGCTCAGTGACCTGAgtggagggggatggaggagaggtcacagagagaaaaataacagaatacTTAAATTTGTCCAAGTAGCCTCAAGATCAAGAACCAGGAAGTGGACATCCAGAGCAGAAAACTGTGTCCCTGAAGGGGTGAGTTCAGAGGCTGGTCCCCTCAGACGGTCACAACTAAACTGTCTAGAGAATCACAGGGGTTCAAGAGCTGAAAGGGTGGATTGCTCAAGGTCTTGGAAGCAATAGCACTGCAGGGTCTGGAGCCAGGAAGAGTAGGGCAAGGAGAATAAGAGaagggatgggtgtgtgtgtacgcgcgcgcgcgtgtgttaGCACAGAGATGTCAAACTAAGGGGACAGAGGGCACCCAAGTGACAGGACAAACAGTTAAGATATCCGGATACCCTGAGCCCAAGATGGAGGGGtttggaagagaaggaagcaagagcCAGGAGAGGCAATCTCCTGTCTGGGACTTTGGGAACGGAAAGTCATGGACTTAGAGGTCAGAATGGCTAGGCTGGAACGGACGGCAGGCTGGATCCTTCCTGTTCCTCTCGCTCAAGGAGGCGATTGAAATGTCACTGGGACAGACCCTGGGTCCCTAGCGCCCTGGGCCCCACCCCCGTCAAGTATCACCTGAATGGTCACCGAGATCAGAACAGGTGACCTCCCCCGGCACCCACGTGGTTGAGACCTGGGCTCCATGGGATGCACTCGGGGCCTCCATAATCCAGCCCCGGGGGAGCAACTGTGGTCCACACAGGAAGCATGGAAACATCGAAAACGCGGGCTCCGTCCCATTCAGCACCCTGAGGTGCGGTCTCCCAGACCCGCCGGGGTTGCCACCAGACGCCCAAAACTTTAGAAAGAAGCCCCATATCGGGGCGCGCGTCCCGGCGCCGCTCACCTGCTCGGGAGTGCGGGGAGGTGGCGGCGCCAGCCGCGTGCACAGCCCCCGCGCGCCTACCCGGAGCCCGCTCCGCAAGCGCGAGAACAGAGCCGCCGAGGCCGCCATCTTGTGCTGACGCCACGCGGGCCCCGCCCACTCGCTCCCTCTCTCCCGCCCAGGCGAGGACTACGACCAATGGGATCGCTGAGGTAGTGCGTGTGGACAGGAACCCGAGAGGGACAAAAAGGCCTGGGCGGAGTACCTTGGGTGCGCTCCTAGTCGGTCTTTCTTCTGACTGTCCCCGAGCGCGAAATTGGAATACTGTCATCTGGCACCACGCCCCCTGGGGCCCTAAGGACCGCCACCATCCAGTCGCTTGGACTTTGTCATTCACCTCCCACCGTCAGAAATGGACAGAGGCCCAAAAAATGAGCTGACCCGGCACCCCTCAGTTTTTCTCACGTGGACCAGGAGGCAGAACCAGTCTTCTTTCCCGTCCCCAGATCTCTTTTTACCCCTAACGCCATGAGTTTGTAGAAAGGACTGGagtatctttcctttcctttgcccaACCACTCATCTGGATTCAACCAAAGGAACGTCCGTGCTGACTTGTTTAGGCTTTAGAGTGATTAAGAAAGCAGTGAATTTGGGGTGCGGGAGCCACCATGActcttccccaagttgttttctatttgtttgtttattcctttattcatttgtttaatcatttatttattcactcattcattcactcattttaaatgtatgagtgcACAGTCTGCGTGTACaattgcatgccagaagaggggacCATATCTCTTTATagattgaactcagaccctctggaagaacagccagtactcttaatcactgagccatctctccagcccccacaagttgttttcaataggaaaaaaagtCAGATTTTTAcacttaaactttaaaaatccaaagtactgccgggcactggtggcacatgcctttaatcccagcacttgggagacagaggcagatttctgagttcgaggccagcctggtctacagggtgagctccaggacagccaggactacacagagaaaacttgtctccaaaaaaagacacacacacacacacaccaaacccaaAGAACTAAGATAGTAAAACTACAAAGTTGGGCAAAGGAAAGACACACAGAATTCAGAGATGTTATTTCTGGAGTGGAATGAAATGGATTGGGGTGCTGCTTATGTGTGCTCATCCTCATGGCACAGGGCATGGTCAGAAGACGGCTTTCAAGAGTCAGCTCTCAGCTTCCACCCTGAGTCCAAGGAATCAAAGTTGAGTCATTTGAACTAGGCTGTTTTCCTCACATTAACTTGGGTGAAAAGCCCTAGTGGTCAGAACACTGCCTTGACATGGTGAGTCTTGTTTGCCTTATATTGATATAACTGTGTGGAGGGAACATAGGTATTATTCATGaaatatatcttcatttttaaaaaattgggtttttgggttttttttttttttttttttttggttttggttttggttttttgagacagggtttctctgtatagccctggaaactcactttgtaaaccaggctggcctcaaactcagaaatctgcctgcctctgcctgccgagtgctgggattaaaggcgtgggccaccatgcccagcctaaaAATTAGTTTTATCAAGTTGGGGAGTAGTGGCACAGATTCTTTATCTAGATCTAGATCTTAACTTAATTGTTCCCTGTATTTCACCATAGGCTGGATAAGTTCTGAACAGTCcaaaatccattcttttttttttttactttttaaaaaagatttatgtatttatttattttgtgtgagtacattgctgtctttagacactccagaagagggtatcagatcccattacagatggtcatgaaccaccatgtgattgctgggatttgaactgggaacctctggaagagcagccagtgctcttaactcctgagccatctctccagcccccaaactgcATTCTTACCTGTTACTTTTTACAGACTGGCTTTTTAAAGCCATGGCGCCACACCTACTTTGtaaagcactcttttttttttttttaaagatttatttNttatatgtaagtacactgtagctgtcttcagacactccagaagagggcgccagatcttgttacggatggttgttagccacca
Encoded here:
- the Timm50 gene encoding mitochondrial import inner membrane translocase subunit TIM50 encodes the protein MAASAALFSRLRSGLRVGARGLCTRLAPPPPRTPEQVTELANRGGSKAQGPQHQPGSEGPSYAKKIALWIAGLLGAGGTVSIVYIFGNNPVDENGTKIPDEFDSDPILVQQLRRTYKYFKDYRQMIIEPTSPCLLPDPLREPYYQPPYTLVLELTGVLLHPEWSLATGWRFKKRPGIETLFQQLAPLYEIVIFTSETGMTAFPLIDSVDPHGFISYRLFRDATRYMEGHHVKDISCLNRDPARVVVVDCKKEAFRLQPFNGVALRPWDGNSDDRVLLDLSAFLKTIALNQVEDVRTVLEHYALEDDPLEAFKQRQSRLEQEEQQRLAELSKSNRQGLSFGSLASRLWPRSKQP